The following proteins are encoded in a genomic region of Oncorhynchus kisutch isolate 150728-3 linkage group LG4, Okis_V2, whole genome shotgun sequence:
- the bicd1a gene encoding protein bicaudal D homolog 1 isoform X2, translated as MAAGGGCGETVDQYRAEVERLTQELADANREKIRAAECGLVVLEENQTLKQQYADLESEQETLKQELEQLQEAFGQAYSNQRKVAEDGESNEESLLQESASKEAYYMGRLLELQTELKLSRSVASNASNESERLNAVLQENSESNEVLELQRSRMREEIRECKFREARLLQDYTELEEENITLQKLVSTLKQNQVEYEGLKHEIKVLEEETVLLNSQLEDALRLKDISQSQLEEALDALKIEREQKNSLRKELAHHITLSDSVYGAGAHLALTATVDGLKFATEEVGSNGTAMPNGTNGNEDSNSDCNGHLGLVKVNGDYRLPRKGEGLHGPVSDLFSELNLSEIQKLKQQLLQVEREKSSLLMNLQEAQTQLQHTQGALTEQHECVHRLTERVNAMKRLHSDKEMADAQESETHDGLPAPGRRDYVVNIHGMEILECKYKVAVTEVIDLKVELKALKEKSNQCVEGQGKEWSSSDGKVQALDEQVKRLEKSCREARDKVARLEAELQAATGVATESHDMLNRAQDELVTFSEELAQLYHHVCLCNNETPNRVMLDYYRQSRNTRSGSLKGSEDPRALLSPRLARRLAAVNAGLSEAPRSPMDSPSKDPPSGDNGTTGRESPAPGSQGNPIRTPIASPVINSSNGSPSSSSVPPEAGGDLRKEPMNIYNLNAIIRDQIKHLQRAVDRSLQLSRQRAAARELAPLFDKDKEACMEEILKLKSLLSTKREQIATLRLVLKANKQTAEGALANLKSKYENEKCMVTETMMKLRNELKALKEDAATFSSLRAMFATRCDEYVTQLDEMQRQLAAAEDEKKTLNSLLRMAIQQKLALTQRLEDLEFDTEQTRDRGRGAKVPKIKSSPPKIVSSLLPLPQYRHSPHH; from the exons gcGTTTGGCCAGGCCTACTCCAACCAGCGTAAAGTGGCGGAGGACGGCGAGAGCAACGAGGAGTCACTGCTGCAGGAGTCAGCGTCTAAGGAGGCCTACTACATGGGCCGGCTGCTGGAGTTGCAGACTGAGCTGAAGCTGAGCCGCTCGGTGGCGTCCAACGCGTCCAACGAGAGCGAGAGGCTCAACGCCGTGCTGCAGGAGAACAGCGAA AGTAATGAGGTGCTGGAGTTGCAGCGGAGCCGGATGAGGGAGGAGATCAGGGAGTGTAAATTCAGAGAGGCCCGTCTCCTACAGGACTACACcgagctggaggaggagaacaTCACCCTCCAGAAACTAGTGTCCACACTCAAACAGAACCAG gtGGAGTATGAGGGTCTGAAGCATGAGATCAAGGTTCTGGAGGAGGAGACTGTGCTGCTGAACAGCCAGCTGGAAGATGCTCTGCGTCTGAAGGAcatctctcagtcccagctagAGGAGGCCCTGGATGCCCTGAAGatagagagggagcagaagaACAGCCTGAGGAAGGAGCTGGCCCACCACATCACCCTCAGCGACAGTGTATATGGGGCCGGAGCCCACCTGGCACTCACCGCCACGGTCGACGGGCTCAAGTTCGCCACAGAAGAGGTTGGGAGTAATGGTACAGCCATGCCCAATGGCACCAATGGGAATGAGGATAGCAACAGCGACTGTAACGGCCACCTGGGACTGGTTAAGGTGAACGGCGACTACCGGCTGCCCAGGAAGGGGGAAGGGCTGCACGGTCCTGTGTCAGACCTCTTCAGTGAGCTCAACCTGTCTGAGATACAGAAACTCAAACAGCAGCTCCTTCAG GTGGAGCGTGAGAAGTCCAGCCTCCTGATGAACCTGCAGGAGGCCCAGACCCAGCTGCAGCACACGCAGGGGGCCCTGACCGAGCAGCACGAGTGTGTCCACCGCCTCACCGAGCGCGTCAACGCTATGAAGCGCCTCCACAGTGACAAGGAGATGGCCGACGCCCAGGAGTCCGAGACGCACGACGGGTTGCCCGCGCCCGGTCGCCGCGACTACGTGGTGAACATCCACGGGATGGAGATTCTGGAGTGTAAGTACAAGGTGGCGGTAACCGAGGTGATCGACCTAAAGGTGGAGCTAAAAGCTCTGAAGGAGAAATCTAACCAATGTGTGGAGGGCCAGGGGAAGGAGTGGAGCAGCAGCGATGGGAAGGTCCAAGCTCTGGACGAGCAGGTCAAACGGCTGGAGAAGAGCTGCCGCGAGGCCCGCGATAAGGTGGCCCGTTTGGAGGCGGAACTACAGGCGGCGACGGGCGTGGCCACGGAGAGCCACGACATGCTGAACAGGGCGCAGGACGAGCTGGTGACATTCAGCGAGGAACTGGCCCAGCTCTACCACCACGTGTGTCTCTGCAACAATGAGACGCCCAACCGCGTCATGCTGGACTACTACCGTCAGAGCCGTAACACTCGCAGCGGCAGCCTCAAGGGCTCTGAGGACCCCCGGGCACTTCTATCCCCCCGCCTGGCTAGACGCCTCGCCGCCGTGAACGCTGGGCTCTCAGAGGCCCCCCGGAGCCCCATGGACTCGCCCTCCAAAGACCCCCCCAGTGGGGACAACGGGACAACAGGGAGGGAGTCCCCAGCACCAGGCAGTCAGGGGAACCCCATCCGCACCCCCATTGCCTCCCCGGTCATCAACAGCTCCAAcggctctccctcctcctcttccgtcCCTCCCGAGGCGGGCGGAGACCTGCGTAAGGAGCCCATGAACATCTACAACCTGAACGCCATCATCAGGGATCAGATCAAACACCTGCAGAGAGCCGTGGACCGCTCCCTCCAGCTGTCTCGACAGAGGGCAGCCGCCCGAGAGCTGGCCCCCTTGTTCGACAAGGACAAGGAGGCCTGCATGGAGGAAATCCTCAAGCTCAAGTCCCTCCTCAGCACCAAGAGGGAGCAGATTGCCACGCTCAGGCTGGTGCTCAAAGCCAACAAACAG ACTGCAGAGGGGGCGCTGGCTAATCTAAAGAGCAAGTATGAGAATGAGAAGTGCATGGTGACAGAGACCATGATGAAGCTGAGGAACGAGCTGAAGGCTCTGAAGGAGGACGCCGCCACCTTCTCCTCTCTCAGGGCCATGTTTGCCACCAG gtgTGATGAGTATGTGACTCAGCTGGATGAGATGCAGAGACAGCTGGCTGCGGCGGAGGATGAGAAGAAGACCCTGAACTCCCTGCTCCGTATGGCCATCCAACAGAAGCTGGCCCTGACCCAACGCCTGGAGGACCTGGAGTTTGACACCGAGCAGACCCGGGACCGCGGCCGCGGCGCCAAGGTGCCCAAGATCAAGAGCAGCCCGCCCAAA ATTGTCAGCAGCCTGCTTCCTCTGCCTCAGTATCGCCACTCTCCCCACCACTAA
- the bicd1a gene encoding protein bicaudal D homolog 1 isoform X1, protein MAAGGGCGETVDQYRAEVERLTQELADANREKIRAAECGLVVLEENQTLKQQYADLESEQETLKQELEQLQEAFGQAYSNQRKVAEDGESNEESLLQESASKEAYYMGRLLELQTELKLSRSVASNASNESERLNAVLQENSESNEVLELQRSRMREEIRECKFREARLLQDYTELEEENITLQKLVSTLKQNQVEYEGLKHEIKVLEEETVLLNSQLEDALRLKDISQSQLEEALDALKIEREQKNSLRKELAHHITLSDSVYGAGAHLALTATVDGLKFATEEVGSNGTAMPNGTNGNEDSNSDCNGHLGLVKVNGDYRLPRKGEGLHGPVSDLFSELNLSEIQKLKQQLLQVEREKSSLLMNLQEAQTQLQHTQGALTEQHECVHRLTERVNAMKRLHSDKEMADAQESETHDGLPAPGRRDYVVNIHGMEILECKYKVAVTEVIDLKVELKALKEKSNQCVEGQGKEWSSSDGKVQALDEQVKRLEKSCREARDKVARLEAELQAATGVATESHDMLNRAQDELVTFSEELAQLYHHVCLCNNETPNRVMLDYYRQSRNTRSGSLKGSEDPRALLSPRLARRLAAVNAGLSEAPRSPMDSPSKDPPSGDNGTTGRESPAPGSQGNPIRTPIASPVINSSNGSPSSSSVPPEAGGDLRKEPMNIYNLNAIIRDQIKHLQRAVDRSLQLSRQRAAARELAPLFDKDKEACMEEILKLKSLLSTKREQIATLRLVLKANKQTAEGALANLKSKYENEKCMVTETMMKLRNELKALKEDAATFSSLRAMFATRCDEYVTQLDEMQRQLAAAEDEKKTLNSLLRMAIQQKLALTQRLEDLEFDTEQTRDRGRGAKVPKIKSSPPKVSRRAALTAPPSPTMIHSPSSTCSHTFNTSLTLCSPPSLELPLSSNPWSASDGGTSQTSSLVSSLPPLGHPQWSLGTQTFIIDPESLSLECCRLVNSRDSSPHSPSSAPVSPYRSPIPKTWQHLSPGSVRTRTQKDAPRPSALVTSPSNPVPHAYSSKMP, encoded by the exons gcGTTTGGCCAGGCCTACTCCAACCAGCGTAAAGTGGCGGAGGACGGCGAGAGCAACGAGGAGTCACTGCTGCAGGAGTCAGCGTCTAAGGAGGCCTACTACATGGGCCGGCTGCTGGAGTTGCAGACTGAGCTGAAGCTGAGCCGCTCGGTGGCGTCCAACGCGTCCAACGAGAGCGAGAGGCTCAACGCCGTGCTGCAGGAGAACAGCGAA AGTAATGAGGTGCTGGAGTTGCAGCGGAGCCGGATGAGGGAGGAGATCAGGGAGTGTAAATTCAGAGAGGCCCGTCTCCTACAGGACTACACcgagctggaggaggagaacaTCACCCTCCAGAAACTAGTGTCCACACTCAAACAGAACCAG gtGGAGTATGAGGGTCTGAAGCATGAGATCAAGGTTCTGGAGGAGGAGACTGTGCTGCTGAACAGCCAGCTGGAAGATGCTCTGCGTCTGAAGGAcatctctcagtcccagctagAGGAGGCCCTGGATGCCCTGAAGatagagagggagcagaagaACAGCCTGAGGAAGGAGCTGGCCCACCACATCACCCTCAGCGACAGTGTATATGGGGCCGGAGCCCACCTGGCACTCACCGCCACGGTCGACGGGCTCAAGTTCGCCACAGAAGAGGTTGGGAGTAATGGTACAGCCATGCCCAATGGCACCAATGGGAATGAGGATAGCAACAGCGACTGTAACGGCCACCTGGGACTGGTTAAGGTGAACGGCGACTACCGGCTGCCCAGGAAGGGGGAAGGGCTGCACGGTCCTGTGTCAGACCTCTTCAGTGAGCTCAACCTGTCTGAGATACAGAAACTCAAACAGCAGCTCCTTCAG GTGGAGCGTGAGAAGTCCAGCCTCCTGATGAACCTGCAGGAGGCCCAGACCCAGCTGCAGCACACGCAGGGGGCCCTGACCGAGCAGCACGAGTGTGTCCACCGCCTCACCGAGCGCGTCAACGCTATGAAGCGCCTCCACAGTGACAAGGAGATGGCCGACGCCCAGGAGTCCGAGACGCACGACGGGTTGCCCGCGCCCGGTCGCCGCGACTACGTGGTGAACATCCACGGGATGGAGATTCTGGAGTGTAAGTACAAGGTGGCGGTAACCGAGGTGATCGACCTAAAGGTGGAGCTAAAAGCTCTGAAGGAGAAATCTAACCAATGTGTGGAGGGCCAGGGGAAGGAGTGGAGCAGCAGCGATGGGAAGGTCCAAGCTCTGGACGAGCAGGTCAAACGGCTGGAGAAGAGCTGCCGCGAGGCCCGCGATAAGGTGGCCCGTTTGGAGGCGGAACTACAGGCGGCGACGGGCGTGGCCACGGAGAGCCACGACATGCTGAACAGGGCGCAGGACGAGCTGGTGACATTCAGCGAGGAACTGGCCCAGCTCTACCACCACGTGTGTCTCTGCAACAATGAGACGCCCAACCGCGTCATGCTGGACTACTACCGTCAGAGCCGTAACACTCGCAGCGGCAGCCTCAAGGGCTCTGAGGACCCCCGGGCACTTCTATCCCCCCGCCTGGCTAGACGCCTCGCCGCCGTGAACGCTGGGCTCTCAGAGGCCCCCCGGAGCCCCATGGACTCGCCCTCCAAAGACCCCCCCAGTGGGGACAACGGGACAACAGGGAGGGAGTCCCCAGCACCAGGCAGTCAGGGGAACCCCATCCGCACCCCCATTGCCTCCCCGGTCATCAACAGCTCCAAcggctctccctcctcctcttccgtcCCTCCCGAGGCGGGCGGAGACCTGCGTAAGGAGCCCATGAACATCTACAACCTGAACGCCATCATCAGGGATCAGATCAAACACCTGCAGAGAGCCGTGGACCGCTCCCTCCAGCTGTCTCGACAGAGGGCAGCCGCCCGAGAGCTGGCCCCCTTGTTCGACAAGGACAAGGAGGCCTGCATGGAGGAAATCCTCAAGCTCAAGTCCCTCCTCAGCACCAAGAGGGAGCAGATTGCCACGCTCAGGCTGGTGCTCAAAGCCAACAAACAG ACTGCAGAGGGGGCGCTGGCTAATCTAAAGAGCAAGTATGAGAATGAGAAGTGCATGGTGACAGAGACCATGATGAAGCTGAGGAACGAGCTGAAGGCTCTGAAGGAGGACGCCGCCACCTTCTCCTCTCTCAGGGCCATGTTTGCCACCAG gtgTGATGAGTATGTGACTCAGCTGGATGAGATGCAGAGACAGCTGGCTGCGGCGGAGGATGAGAAGAAGACCCTGAACTCCCTGCTCCGTATGGCCATCCAACAGAAGCTGGCCCTGACCCAACGCCTGGAGGACCTGGAGTTTGACACCGAGCAGACCCGGGACCGCGGCCGCGGCGCCAAGGTGCCCAAGATCAAGAGCAGCCCGCCCAAAGTAAGTCGACGAGCCGCCCTCACAGCTCCCCCCAGCCCCACCATGATACACAGCCCTTCTTCCACCTGCTCCCACACCTTCAACACCTCCCTGACCCTCTGCAGCCCTCCCTCCCTGGAGCTgcccctctcctccaacccctGGTCGGCCTCAGACGGAGGCACTTCCCAGACCTcatccctggtctcctctctgcctcccctggGTCACCCACAGTGGTCCCTGGGCACTCAGACCTTCATCATTGACCCAGAGTCGCTGAGTTTAGAGTGCTGTCGACTCGTTAACAGTCGAGACTCCAGTCCGCACTCTCCTAGCTCCGCCCCCGTGTCTCCTTACCGCTCACCCATTCCTAAGACTTGGCAACACTTGTCACCGGGGTCGGTCAGAACTCGTACCCAAAAAGACGCACCTCGCCCCTCTGCTCTGGTCACATCTCCCAGCAACCCAGTCCCTCACGCCTACAGTTCCAAGATGCCCTAG